Genomic segment of Malania oleifera isolate guangnan ecotype guangnan chromosome 7, ASM2987363v1, whole genome shotgun sequence:
GTGTCTGTGTTTTGCCTCTGTTTTCTTTGCAATCTGCTTTTCTCCATACACCAAAAGCTTGAGCAGCGAAATGATTTCGCATGATACATACACCACAACAGCGTAAAGAAGCATttcctctctctgtctctctgcAACTTCGCTTCAGTTTCCAATCTTCCTATTCTCCCTGTCTGCAACAACTCCCAAAGCAGAGGAGGTGAGACTTTTCGTGTTCCATttgtcttcctctctctctctctctctctctctctctctctctctttctctctctctctctctatttttggGGTTGTCTTTCAGAGAGGTGACCTAATGATCGCGATGAGCAACCAACTTTATTGGGGAAAAACCACGTTTTGCATCAGATCTGAGCTGTGCTTTTGGGGACCCTTTAATGGAGTTTCTTTTGGTTTGTTCTGTTTTGCTCTGTTTTGTTAAAGTTGAGTGCGCCTGAAATTGCAGTGTTTTGTCGAAATAAAGTGTGGAGAAGAGAAGCTTATGGTGGAAGCGTTGGAGTGAGACGTTGGGGGGTTTCTTTCTGTTTGGATGGGTTCCTGTTGGAGCAATCGTATCAAAGCCGAGAGTCCACCTCAAACTGGTACTTATTCCTTCTCTTGCTGAGAATTCTAATGGCTGCACTTGATTTTGCAAAGTTTTTTTTTGCCGTTTTCTCAATCGAAGATGGATTTCTTATTCTTTGGGATAATGGGTTTACTTCAGAAAGAAAAATCCATGAACTGTAGTTTGATTTCTTCATGATGTGTGCTGTTTAGGTTTTATTTGGTATTGGTTCAATAGGACTTGCAGTaaagttttttaaatttttccaaaatttttccgTCGTGGCTCACCTTATTGATCaaatttggaaatcaaagtaATTAATTTGTACTTCTTGGGTAACAAAAGGTTGAATTATTCCCAAATTACTTGAATCCGTTCACTTTACTTCACGAGCGAATCAATCCATGTTTTCTTCTGTACGGTACATGATTCCTGATTATATCAGATGGTTATGAGATGAAACACATGTTTATTTAAGAGGCTTAGTTTTCTTCTAAATCCGTTCATTAATTTCATCCAAATGATTGACTGATATTGACCTATTTTtgttttcccaaattttgaattattaGAGTCTCAAACTATTTATGATTTAGAGTTATGTCAGTATGTATGTGAATAATATCATGATGAGTTAATATTGGAAATAGACAAAACTGGCATTAAGCCAATAAGCAGTAAGAATTTCTACAGAAAGTTTCCTTTCTCACCCTTTGTTTATATTTGGAAAATGAGTTGTGTTGGTTTGTGAAGGTGCGAGCTCGAAAAATGTGAGTAGAGATGGATATGATCTGAGTAGTTCGAGCAGCAAGTTCTCATACGCTTCCGTATCCCTAGCTTCCCGGAGTGAGGGTGAGATTTTGCAGTCCTCCAATTTAAAGAACTTTAGCTTTAATGAACTCAGAACTGCCACCAGAAACTTCCGGCCTGATAGTGTATTAGGGGAAGGTGGCTTTGGTGCGGTTTTTAAGGGGTGGATCGATGAGAATTCGCTTAGTCCGGCTAGGCCAGGGACTGGCTTGGTGATTGCTGTGAAGAGGCTCAACCAAGAAGGGCGCCAGGGTCACAAGGAGTGGTTGGTATGTTTTTCATTGTACACTTTTTAAGTGTTTTCTAGTTATGATTGTTGCTGGTTTTCAGAGGTTGCAAATTTCCGAGCAGATTAGGGGTTTATGTAGTTTTGCAGCAGTTGTCAATTTTGAGGAGTTTTTAATTGTGACCTCCTAAAAATGCCTTGATATTTTTAATAGTTTGAAGAACAGAATTGATAAATTTGTATTGTGACAATGAACATGCAGACAGAAATAAACTATCTTGGGCGGCTGCGCCATCCTAATCTTGTGAAACTGGTTGGTTACTGTTTGGAGGATGATCATCGGCTTCTGATATACGAATTCATGCCTCGGGGCAGCATGGAAAATCATCTGTTCAGGAGTTAGTTCTTTATGCCCCTCTCATAAACACCACATCCAGACATTGTTCTTAATTGTCCCTTCCCTTTAGTTAATTTTCCCGAAAgagtgtttttaaaaaaaaaaaataaataatgaatttgaTTATTGTCGAAACAGGAGGGTCTCATTTTCAGCCATTGTCTTGGAGCATCCGCATGAAAATTGCCCTTGGCGCTGCAAAGGGCCTTGCCTTTCTTCATAATGCCGAACCAAGAGTTATATATCGAGACTTCAAAACTTCCAATATCTTGCTTGATTCAGTATGTTACTTTTGAAGCACTATTTGATCATGTATCCATTACTATtgttttattttgataattttgGGGATTCATCCAGACTTATTTGCTTTCTCATTGCCTTTCTGCTTCAAATCTGCAGGAGTACAATGCAAAACTTTCTGATTTTGGGTTGGCAAGGGACGGGCCTGTTGGAGATATGAGCCATGTCTCTACCAGGGTCATGGGGACCCATGGATATGCTGCTCCGGAATATGTATCGACAGGTATTACAACTGAAGTGGACCgtctttttttcccccttttaaattttctttttgggAGCATTGGTGTTTTGGTGTTCATTTTTCTGTCTGCACCCAACTATTCTGTAGGAGTGAATGGGTTTCACCACAAAACAAATTTTAGTGATTTATTAAGTATGCCCAGCTATGTGATTTAGAGTTTGAAAGGCTTTGGACCCTAGAAGCCCTGATGGCAAAGCTAAACGATGGTAGGCCAACCACTTGTGTCGAATTCAACTGTGAagttttggaaaatgttctaAGAATATAATCCTTAAGGTGATTTTTTCAAGGCTAACAATTGGACCTTCGtttgttccttttttttattGAATATGTATATGGCTATACCCAAAAAGAGTAGAACATATCACGATGTCTAGTTCAAATCCTCCAACTCCATAAACCCATGACCAAAATCAGCCTTCCTTTGTGCATTTTTCCAATAGCTCTCTCGAATGTCCAATTATGATATGGTCAAAAGTTTGGTTCCCATGTATGATATGGTCAAATTTTATTTGGTTCGTCTAATTAGCCACCATACCAAGTGCTTCTCaccaaaatgaaaaataaataccACCACCAGCCTTTGGCTATACATTTTTCCAATAGTCCTCTCTCATCCATCAACAACAGCAGGGAAAGGGATCATCCCCTTCAGTTCTCATGTATCGAATGCTCACTTCTTGCGCTTTATCTGATAAGCTAATCCAACGTGCAATTCCAACCATTATATTCTTCATTTTGGTTTCTTGCATTCATTACTGATCCTTGAGCTTTTTTGTCCTGGAAGGTCATCTCACTGCCAAGAGCGATGTATACAGCTTCGGAGTTGTCCTTCTGGAGATGCTATCCGGGCGGCGAGTGCTGGACAAGAATAGGCCGTTCGGGGAGCACAACCTGGTAGAGTGGGCGAAGCCTTGTCTGGGCAACAAACAGAAAATTTTTCGTGTTTTGGATGGGCGTCTTGAGGGGCAGTACTCACTGGGACGGGCCTTAAAGGCAGCCAGCCTTACGCTTCATTGCCTCTCTCCAGAACACAAGCTCAGACCAAGCATGAACGAAGTGGTAACAGCATTGGAGCAACTTCAAGACCCAAAAGGCACCACAAAAAATGTTCAAAATCAGCAGCATGTAATACCAAGTGCAGTTGAAGCTTCTGCCACTTCTGCCAAGAAGGCTTCACATCCCAAACCTTCTGTTTCCCCTCACTATACTTGAAAAAGGAcagccaaaaagaaaaaaagaaaatatgaataggaaaaagaaagagagagaagaagaaagaagaatgaAAGGAGTTAGAAATCTTTTAGGAAGTTTTAAGGGGATGATGTTGTATTATAAATTATAgcattttcttcttattttgcttttcttttgttctttttttgtcttttttccTTTGGTGTTCGGTGCTGCTCGTCTTGTAAAATACTTGTATAGTTTCAATTTTTGGATAGGGGATGTTAGGTATACGGGACGTCATATCTCGGCCCGCCCCGATAAACATAAGAGTGAACCCATGTGGGTGTGGAGCCCACTTGCATTTACCGGGGGCATGGGTCGAGATATAAAATCCAGGAAGTCAAATATTTTGCTTTTGGATAATGCTTTAAAAACCTAGAGGCATGTTTCTTACTAGCTAATATGCATGAATTTTGGCCATGCCTAATACAGAAACAATGTATATTAGGCTTTCGAGAAATAGTCTGTCCGGAGATTTATTCTCTTTGGGCCTTCTGGAAATGAGTTCAAATGTTGAACTTAAGAGTTGTGTAAGTTTGGATAACATATAATGTAAAACTatgttaaattttcttaaaaattcatTATGCTGAATTGAAGACTTGAGCTTCATGTTCTTACCTGTTGAATTTTGAATGGTTCTTGGTTTAGCCCAACATCAAGGGAAGAAAGCTTTTTAAAGAACTCATGTTTCATCGAAAAATTTGGTCTCATTTGATTCTTATTTACAAAACATGCTGTTTTAGATTCCTTCCAATAATTAGGAAAGAAATTGTTcttgaaagaaaaggaaaagacaGAAAATTTAAAGTGTTTTCCACGTAGTGaatcatttataaatatttattcattaagtcattaatttttcaatttttcttaattttaagtATATgaagaataaattttttattactaATAGTATTTGATGTAGAGAAAACACaatgaaaaactaatttttttatattctttttattttttctcaaacaaaattgAAAGAATGGAAGGGTCAAAATTTTATTGATATATTGATAAATTTTACAATCTCTTTTTTCTTTGAATATACATATCTTAACgactaaataaaataattacgaaaagtttgttttttttataaaataaatcatTTCATTAATTTTAACTCGGTGTAAAAAGATTCAAACCTACTAAATTTTCTTTTCATGTTAACTTTTctttggttgttgttgttgttgttgtatatccTAATGATGTAAACTAATAATGAAATATTTAGGAGTGCTTAAATACTtaaaaaattatgatatacacATTAGttattgaatatttaaaatattttcaatttaattATGAGTTTCAATAATAACTTAAGAATTTATCAAACTATATATACTAgtttcttctaattttttttttcctattagtacttgcattttatttttattacttaattCATTGAAGAATTAGTACATTAATATACTTTGCTATTGTGATTCTATTTTTATTATCAATAGAATCAATCCGAACATAGATTCTATACaatttgtatactcaaataatgaaacacttatatttttaatttaaataatgtaTATTTTAAACCCATATAGTAATTCAAAGTATCATTTAAACCAATGATTATGACTAATGTCAATTTAGTTATCATTTAGAAATGTATAGGATGTTTCATCTCTCCACTCATGGAGTAAATAGAATCCAAAGCCaaaaatagtaattttttttatatataattttaactCATAATTGTTCTTAATCATTTTATCATTCCTCTATATTTTTTATCCCCATTAAATACAATGTAGAAAATATAGTTAATATACATGTCATTGTTTTCTTGTctgaaaatttacccaaaattATCAATTAGTGAATAACAAAGTTTTTTTAGGCATTGTGTTACACTTATACATAGCATATATACAATAAGGAAATCTTGAGTTTATAAGAtttgttgcgggataaaaatggTGATGACCTACGACGTTACTTTTCGACTTTTGATGActtgaaaaggatgaaaacaaagtacgcttggaggacccagggtgcatttcgggggatcactccgatgcctaagtaagggaatgcttcgaaggacccgaggtgtacttcgggggatcactccgatgtcTAAGTAAGAGAATACTTcgaagaggttgaatgcaacagtaagattGGGTTAAGAGTAAGTTACCTATGCTTATTTGCATTACCCTTCTTTATagtggcgaggtttgacccttggGGTGATCCATCATTATGATGTGGGGGCGTGGATCGCTCCGGAGGTTTAAGGCGCTAGCgtggatctctcccttcattattAGGTTGGAGCAAATTGCTCCTGCTAGAACATTTGGCTTGGGTAATGATTGTTGGattttgacttccttttataagctaatatatttagggcatatcagttgtcccccttAGTTCCAAATTTTCGGAACTTGTTCTTGAAATTTCGAGTTGGTGTCCTGTCTCCTTTTTTGTTCTTTAGGTTGGCCGGTTTGAGCTGGTTGGATTCTCGTTCGGCTCTGCCGAGCCGATTTGCGTGTTAGGTTGCATTTTTCCGAGCCTATGCTAATATTTTGTCGAGCTGTCTTTGTTGGGCTGACTTTGCTGTGCTGCTCTTGCTGAGCTGTTCTTCGtggcatttcttgccgagctgtttctgcTGAGCTGCTCTTTGTGGCTTTTCTTGGCGAGCTGTTTCTGCCGAACTGCTCGTCGTGGCATTTCTTGGCGAGCTGTTTCtgctgagctgctcttcgtggcattTCTTAACGAACTGCTCTTCGTGGCATTTCTTGCCGAATTGTTTCTATCGTGCTGCTCGTCGTGGCATTTCTGGCCAAACTAtttctgccgagctgctctttgTGGCTTTTCTTATCGAGCTATTCCAGCCAAGCTGCTCTTCGTGGCTTTTCTTACCGAGTTGTTTCtgctgagctgctcttcgtggcattTCTTGCCGAGTTGTTCTTCATGGCATTTCTTGCTAAGCTGTTCTTACCGAACAACTCTTCTTGGCATTTTTACTGAGCTGTTTCTGTCGAGCTGCTCGTCGTGGCATTTCTTGTCGAGCTGTTTTTTCCGAGTTTCTCTTCATGGCATTTCTTGCTGAGCTGTTTTTGCCGAGCTTCTCTTCGTGGCATTTCTTGCAGAGCTGTTCCTGTTGAGCTACTCATTGTGGCATTTTTGGCCTAGTTGTTTCTGTCGAACTGCTCTTCGTGGTTTTTCTTGTCAAACTGTTTCTGCTGAGTTGCTCATCGTGGTTTttcttgccgagctgtttctgTTGAGCTGCTCTTCATAGCATTTCTTGCCAAGCTGATCTTCTTGGCATTTCTTTCTGAGCTGTTTCTGCTAAGCTGCTCTTCGTGGCTTCACGAGCtatgctcgtcagttgggccttctttgcctaatgagctgtgctcattttttgggcgaTTGCGTGGCCTCACGAGttgtgctcgtcagttgggtcttctttgtctaatgagttgtgcttatttgTTGGACATTCTTCTGTCCTCACAAGTGGTGCTTGTTAGTTGGGCctattcttctttgcctaatgagttgtgctcatttgttgggcaatcTTCTAGCCTCATGAGTGGTGCTTGTCAGTTTGGCCTATTCTTCTCTGcttaatgagctgtgctcatttgttgggcagcaTGGCCTTACGAGCgatgctcgtcagttgggcctattcttctttgcctaatgagctgtgctcatttgttggacaGTTGCGTGGCCTTACGAGCAGTGCTTGTCAGTTGGGCCTATTCttatttgcctaatgagttgtgctcgtTTATTGGGCAACCTTCTGGCCACGTGACCTGTGCTTGCCAGTTGGGTCGCTCTGATGTTACATTGGTGTCTATTCATTACGTTTGCCGCTCTTACAAAATTTAAGAGTCTCTTTTTAATTGTATCATACCTTTGGAGAATCAAGATTCATTGGAATTGGCGCCATGTGTAgtcatcccaaaaaaaaaaattgatttaaaaaaattaattgaaaaatattattaaaaaaaattaaaagtaaaattacaaattttaaaaaataaaattaaaaattaaaaaaaattaattgcaaaaataaataattaaataataataattaattaaataatataatataataataataataataataataatataatattataaatatattattaggTAACTTGAAGCTTCAATTGAAGCTTTAGGAATTTTTAGAcaaacagaagaagaagaagcagagagAGAGACGTGTTCGTCTCCTCCGCCTCTTCTCTCCCACTCTCATCCATCTCTTCTCTATTATTCGGTTGAtcaaaaattcgaaaataccgttgggctctactcgccgccaccgacatttctactggagcagatttgtcgtgggagcggcgtaggcatatctcctagggtaaggccaaatctcaaacttacctcaatttctcttaaactataagccccattaacgaacggaaatttCCCAGAGACTCgcggggagattctctacaaccggagcgagttttcgaattggagttctggggtaccaatcctaaatcgggggtaagtttaataatttaggcttttattaggctatttagggtatttagaacctaggaaaattttagggaaagttgttCTAGGGATTATGACGAATAATatagtgaattttgaatttcagggctcAGGGATTTTTTTAACGCCTGGGGCATAGGCCGAGGTATTATCGGGTTTTTTtaagaatcaggtaagagaattaagttaaattagtaattttatgaaatttgaatcaattttgtTATGTTaatacaaatttatttatttatttgggaatttaaatgcTATTTTAAAAACCAactgttcgaaatggattttacaaacttaggatatatggtatggtatttttgaataaaatgaatggtgaaaagtttgtttatttatatggatatgttaaaatgtggaaaattgtgtggcagatgacttaatttgtatagattattgtatatctgaatttgagattttgaaatactgaattgtttgagaaatactggaattgttgagaaatactggaaatgcttgtgaaaatactggaattgtttatgaaatgcaagtGTTTGAATTAATGGCTAGTGGATGGgtattatttgattggccaaggaccaggattattatttgaggGTCgaggccgagttttaattgatggctacaTGCCAGATTGTATTTTTGGCcgagggccaggtttttggaataacaagaaatatatgtgaaatgatattttctattatttaaattgcatgatatactttaggaaccctggggaccagtgtagtgtgagcacggtaccgttgttagagatttgttatgtggccgtgtgcgcccacacttgTGTTGAGAGGTGGTAGGGTGGCCTTGTttgatttgcctacgtgaggagaatgcacccctgggtgagggcaatcggaccagcaaTTGGAGTTGCGTGTACCCGcggagtatagatgactactgtttgggtggatcccccaggacattagtccatcCTTTGGCCCACACAGCTCGTGCCATGGgtatgtaaatggcgtgtttgtcacatggagtgtcttatatgcatatttgttaatttatgtgaatatggttaattaacaAGATAACtttgagagcttgctgagaaaggtgagtgctcaggtagtagtaatggtactagagcagagggaagctacttgtatgggcggataatcttccctatcctcggctaattgtgtgtgtgagtataaaataagaatgttttcataaatgtgtttatttgctTAGTAAATTGGTTATTTTCTGCACACTAattgcatgttggccacacactgacatgaacttagtctttcccttactgagctgtgtctcacccctactttacaaactgtcttttcagggaatcctatagatcgggtctagcaggctagaggagccggacTAGTGGTgtgaattttatgtaggtagtgtgtagatagagattttgtttttgtttagttttgtggcatgtaattatgtgaaaatggatatatttgcgtataaagataattagaactctggtaatgtaacttgaggattttatattatatttccattgcgtatgtgtattttatatttgatgaataaggtatcaggtacacagacgtcactaaagtagcactccgggcccacgtggcgagtCGAGGCGCTACACCATGTTAGTGTCTGCACAGGGATTTGATCTTTTTTCCTTGAGACGCACACACGAATTGATTAGTTTCCGCCTTCTTGAGATGCTAACTTTTTTGGGAATTCATGTGGGTTTCTCTATAATGGATGTGAGCTCGCTCATTTGTTCCTTGTCTCAACCCTTTCTTCTGCTAGGTATGCTCTCCTTCCGCCCTTGTCTTTGTTTCTTTATTCTACTTGTGTTTGGCATGACATGTTTGTTTTTGatttgttcttcatgttcttgtGAAAGTTTTTCCCTGTTGATCCAATTCGAGCACCGACCAGAATATTATGTTGGTTGAGCTCCTGTTGTCTATCAGCACGCGCCTTTGTAGTTGGCCACGAGAAGGGATACCACTAGGGCATCGTCATGGGGTTGTTGTATTCCTTCTTCATCTTTGCTACTGAAGTATAGCGTCTTCCTACTTTTTTCTTTTGCCATTTGGCTCCTTTTTCTCCGTTAAGAGCACCTGCTTGGCATACCTCTTTCGAGCACTTCCGCTGTCTCTGTCACTGGCGAGTCTTCCAAACATTACATCAATTTCTCCAATGATTTGTTCCTTTTTATCATCTCCGTTTGGAATTTTCTGCTCAGGAGCTTCCCCTCAACGATCCCCTTTCTTTATGAACCTCGACAAATGATTGGTGTGCCCCATTGCCCTAGAGCTAGCATGTAGCTTGCTATTCTCCTGTATCTCCTCGGCTCTGGAAGATTCATCGACCTCTCTGTTACCCTTTCTTTTCAACTCGATCCGATTTCCTCTtgtatccatcatctcctccaggttgaCATATTTCTGTGCTCTGGCCATCAATTCTCCTTTATCAGCTGGTGGCTTCTTCCCCAAGGAGTACAAGAAACTCCCTGATTGAATAGCCGTGGTTAGGGCTGCCAACGCCACTCTAATGTCCAGGTTGCGGATCTTTAGGGTAGTGATGACGAAGCGGTGTATGAATTTTTTCAACGTCTCCCATTCTCCTTGGACCAAGTTCATAAGATGAGCCGAAGTTTTGACGATTCTTCAGCTGCTGATAAAAAAGATGGTAAACTGCTGTTTCATCTCAGAGAAGGAGCCGATTGAGTCAGACCATAGGGTTTAGTACCAATCCCTAGCACTACCTTTAAGGGTGACTGCAAATGCCTAACACATGATGGCATCAGGTGCGCcctgcaattgcatcaacaccttgaaggtGTCCAAATGATCGATCGGGTCAGTCAAACCCTCATACCTTTCAAAAGTTGGCATTTTGAACTTGCTGGGCAGTGAGACTTCCATCACTTCTTTGATGAACGACGACTCCAAGGATTTTAAAGAGGTTTCCCCGTAAGAGGGGTTGGTTCGACcctctttcatcattttctctatTTGATCTATCTTTTTTATCCTCCCCTCTAACTTATTCGATCTTTGCTCGTTGACTCCTACGCTGTTCGCGTCTTCCACCTTTTTAGTAAGGTTAGTTTTTCCCTCACTCTCCTTCGGGTTCTCTGCTTTCTTAGGTGAGTCGGGGCTAACCTGTTGTTGGCGGGGGACATGTTCTTCCTGACCCTTTTGCTacaagagtaggttgaacatacCCTCCATCTTCTTCTGGGATCCTTTGGAAGGTGAGAAATTCTTCCCTAGTGACCTCTAAACAATCTCCGGGCGTGGAGTGAACAGACTGGGGTGATTCTTTACCAGTGGAAGGGCCAGAGCTTGAGCCATGTGTTGTTGTCATTATTCGAGAATCGGAGGTCGGAAGTAAGATGAACACCTCTCAGAAGtggttcccacagacggcgccaactatCGCAGGATAAAAATGGCGATGATCTACGACGTTGCTCTCCGAATTCCGATGACCTGAAAAAGGATGAAAATAAAGTAGGCTTGGAGGATCtagggtgtactctgggggatcactctgatgcctaagtaagggaatgtttcgaagaggttgaatgcaacagtaagattGGATTAAGAGTGAGTTACCTATGCTTGTTTGCGTTTCCCTTCTTTATAGTGGCGAGATTTGACCATTGGGGTGATCCATCATTATGACGTAGGGGCGTGGATCACTTTGGAGGTTTAAGGCGCCAGCgtggatctctcccttcattattAGGTTGGAAATAATTGCTCCTGCCAGAACATTTGACTTGGGTAATGATTGTTaggttttgacttccttttataagctaatatatttagggcatatcaAGATTGGTTTGAAATCTAACTATGTGAGGTGGATAAATCTATGAGGCTAGTAGGTCAAAGCGGATAATACCTCATTTGGACTTGAgactgttacatttggtatcaaagtcacCCTGGGGATACTATCATGTGTGACCCTTCTTGAAGGTAGTCTGATGAGAACGTTAAAGATTAAACGGGAGAACATATTACGGCCCCACATTTGATGGATATTAGGAAAATCTTGGACTTATAAGGTTAGTTTGAGCTCTGACTATATAAGACATCTTTTATAGGTCAAATTTGTAAGTCTGGTGGACCAAAGCAGATAATACCTTATCGGAGTTGGACCCAAGATagtaacatttggtattagaaccATCCTGAGGGTACTATCATGTGGGACCCTTCTTGAAGGTAGTCTGACGAGGACGTTAGAGATTAGACTAGAGAAAATATTACA
This window contains:
- the LOC131159986 gene encoding probable serine/threonine-protein kinase PBL11 isoform X1, with protein sequence MGSCWSNRIKAESPPQTGASSKNVSRDGYDLSSSSSKFSYASVSLASRSEGEILQSSNLKNFSFNELRTATRNFRPDSVLGEGGFGAVFKGWIDENSLSPARPGTGLVIAVKRLNQEGRQGHKEWLTEINYLGRLRHPNLVKLVGYCLEDDHRLLIYEFMPRGSMENHLFRRGSHFQPLSWSIRMKIALGAAKGLAFLHNAEPRVIYRDFKTSNILLDSEYNAKLSDFGLARDGPVGDMSHVSTRVMGTHGYAAPEYVSTGHLTAKSDVYSFGVVLLEMLSGRRVLDKNRPFGEHNLVEWAKPCLGNKQKIFRVLDGRLEGQYSLGRALKAASLTLHCLSPEHKLRPSMNEVVTALEQLQDPKGTTKNVQNQQHVIPSAVEASATSAKKASHPKPSVSPHYT
- the LOC131159986 gene encoding probable serine/threonine-protein kinase PBL11 isoform X2, which translates into the protein MGSCWSNRIKAESPPQTGASSKNVSRDGYDLSSSSSKFSYASVSLASRSEGEILQSSNLKNFSFNELRTATRNFRPDSVLGEGGFGAVFKGWIDENSLSPARPGTGLVIAVKRLNQEGRQGHKEWLTEINYLGRLRHPNLVKLVGYCLEDDHRLLIYEFMPRGSMENHLFRRSHFQPLSWSIRMKIALGAAKGLAFLHNAEPRVIYRDFKTSNILLDSEYNAKLSDFGLARDGPVGDMSHVSTRVMGTHGYAAPEYVSTGHLTAKSDVYSFGVVLLEMLSGRRVLDKNRPFGEHNLVEWAKPCLGNKQKIFRVLDGRLEGQYSLGRALKAASLTLHCLSPEHKLRPSMNEVVTALEQLQDPKGTTKNVQNQQHVIPSAVEASATSAKKASHPKPSVSPHYT